CCCCCTAACCAATCCATCCCAAAGTCATTTCAGATTAAATAGATGATATTTTCCTTTAGTATTGCATTTTCTAGATATTGTTGATCTCATCGAGATATAGAACACCTGgtcgtttctccatccaaggtacTTTGGACAATTAAAAAAATTGTAATTCAAAATATTATACTTGGAGTTGAGCTTGTCATAttaaaattcaaatcataaattGTGATGATTGTATGTTAGCATGTCATGACAAATCGCAGCTCATTGTAATATGTAAATCCTTTTGTTTACGACGACTGCTTCTAGATCTTAGTGACGGACACATAATTTTCATCGTAAAGTCATACTCCCACCACATAACGTCGTAAAACAGAATGACTTAGCGACAAATTTAGCTGTTGTCATGGGGAAATCGTCGTAGAAGGTCATATTTCTTGTAGTGACACTGgcacaccacaagccaagagacatgttccaccacacacactcacacaatgGTTAGTTCCCAAACTCAAGCAAAGCTGATCACACCTTGACAATCACACATCATCAACCCAACCACATGGGCACATATTAACCATGTGTTCGCATCTTCATCCTATCCGAAAACTATGGAAATAAAGATAAGAACGCGAGCTGCATGCTTCATATGAATGGTGTGGGTAAGAAATCCTCAGATCGGGAAACTTGCATACTTTCACGTTAACTAGATCAACAAACACAATGAAACCACTAAAAAAATTATGAGCACCGTACCTTGGTAATTTTTCTTAAGTACTAAATTGTCTTTAGTTTTCAATATTGGCATTTTCAAACAGATGGGTACACTGTAAATCATTGGTCAGGTAAATAGTTAAAGAAACAATCTAATTTGAAGATTACTCTCCAATAGGTAAAAGTTATCCTTCGATGGGTTGTACCTTTTGGAAATCTTGTGTGCTCTACCATAGTCAAGAGAAGGATAGTTAGGTTTGGGTTGGTGCATCACACTACAACAAAAACAATTTTCAGAAGAGTGCCAGCTTACCAACCGCCAATATAACTGCCCATTTTTACACGCAGTTCACACACCAAAAGTCCTTACAGCGTTATATTCTGCATTAAAAATCTAGTAGCACACAAGGCCTTGAAAATTTCAGGTGACAATTTCGTATGCCGTGCAGATGTGCATCATGGGTCCACCCTATCTCTCACCTTCCTCTCTAACACTCGCATATTTCTCTCACCTAATTATCTACATAGACCTCACTTTCACTCAGCCTTATCTCTTCCACCCGCCTCGTTTTCCCTGGCTCTCATAGAACTAGCTGCAGGCAGTGCCATTCTCGAGAGGCACACCATGGGAGTATCCAGCATAGAGAGTGGCGCGTGGATCCAGGAGGGGTCCTTGGCAGGCACACCTGTGCATGAGGCAGAGAATGAGGCCAGGtgaaaggatcatgcaaggcctaGAGGGGCATAAACATGCCCATAAAAACTTATTCAATTCGATGCAATGGATTAGCAGTATGCGGAGCTTCCATGGCTTCCTGCAGAATTTCCACATTCAAGAAGTTCCGGACAAATCCACAGAATTTCCATGCGTCATCCTAGCTAAAAACTACAACTGCTAAGTTGAACATAGTTGAAAATTAAATCAAGTTAAATACCAAGATTTCGGTAATATGAGCTCTCCTTAGCACCATAGTGCTGCATGCAACTAAAAGAAACTATACAAGTAGATCAGGTGTAAACCCTATAAATTAAGATCAAACATGATAGAGATCACCAAATCAACAACCATAACAGGCAAGATACAAGAATTGGCCCAAGGTTTAGCGAGGCCATCAAGATTTGCATACGTCCATGTTGTCAAGGAAGACACAAAGGGTTTGGGTCTCTTCCAAGCCAATTCTTTTCTCAAGAAAATCAGAAAGCTCCAGTTTGAAGGAAGGGCAATACAAACTTTCTGGTTCTCAACCACAACTGTTGGGAACTCCCAAGCAACCTCTAACCATCTAGGAGCCCAAGCTCCATGAGTAACAAAAACAAACCAACAGCTAGgaggtgaaccaagtgctctagggATGGGTTTCTTTCTCACAAGCTCTCTAACTCACTTCAAGTCCCAATCTCTTAAGGGATTTCATCAAAAACACAAGTGGAGAGGTTGGGGAGCCTTTAATGGTGAGACTTGTCCATGTGCTAGTGAAGAGTAATGACAGAGATTACCCTAGAGAAGAAGGGGGGAGGGTATTTGTACCCCTCCCCTTTTCAAATAGTCAACTGTTCTAGTGTAGAAGTTCCACACTCGAACGTGAAACTTCCGTATATAACGCAGAACTTCCGTGCTCAGGTATGGACATTTCGCGTAGGCTAGAACATAATATGAATGAATGTATTTATCATTGGTTTGGCTTAGGGCTTAGCCGCTTGTTTTATTGGGTTTGAGCATTTGGTTCTAGCTCCTTAACTTACCAAATTTATATTGCCTTCAAAAAAAAACTTACCAAATTTATATCCCCTTGAAAGTACAATTTTTCCAAATACtaaattcaaaataaaaaaataaatgtaAGCCTTCATTTATCCATGAGCTACATTCTTGAATTTGATGGGGTCTCCGTGTGTTGTCATGCACCCACTAACAATTACAACCAGTCCGCATCTCACAAATAACATTATAACCATAATTGCATTGTCATAAATGCACCGAAATGCTCTTTGACCAAGCTATGTGCCCCTATCTCTATAGAGGCGGCTCTACAAATGCCCCTATCTCTAGAGGCGGCTCTCAGGCACCTCTACAAATGGGTTTCTAGAGGCGACTAGATCTAGAACCGTCTCTCAAAATTGATTTGGTACAGGCTGCTAGATCTATAGTGGTCCCTAAAGATAGCTAGGCAGTCACTTCTCTAAATCGCTTATTTCTAGCAACCTAAGCTTAGAGGTGGTTGGTCCAGCAGCAGCCGCCTCTAATAATCATCTTGGTGGTAGTGTATATCTTTCTTTTTCTTGCGAAGAAGCCCACTTATATATCTATTTAATAGAAAATGGTCTCATGATCCACAATATATTATGACTACACGACTAGTGCTAGACTTGTACGAGTTCTAAACCATGCAACTCATAACAAAACACACGCCTAAATTACGGAATTTCAACTTGGTATGAGATACGAGAAGTTATCACATTTAAGTGTTGTTGTTAAATTGACTCAGAAATATGTGTTAATGTATGAGATGCCTTACAAAGtggaacaaatatgtatatgacTTGTTTTCTCAATATATCTCATCAAGTGTCAAGCGGACCTGTTGTTGGTCATGGGACAATTATTAGTAGGATTTTAAATGACCAGTCTAGATTAGTAATGTTTACGTTTTTCATCTAAAATGAATGAGTCTTGCTTGTCCTATGTGTAGGTATTTAATCGTTATTGATGATTTATGGGATATTCCATCATGGAAAAAAATTAAACGTGCTTTGAGAGATGATGGCTGTGGAAGTAGAATAATCACGACGTCTCGGTATTCTCATGTTGCACGAGGGAGTGGCGAAGTTTGCGAGCTAGAACCACTTTCTAGTGATGACTCCAAGAAACTATTCAATGCCGAAATTTTGAGTCATAAAGGCACCTGCAATTTTGGTCAGCCGGAGGAGGAATCTACTAAATATATTTTGGAGAAATGTGGTGGTGTACCATTAGCTATAATCACAATCGCAAGTTTATTGTCTGCCAAAGAAGCGAAGGATTGGCCTAAGGTGTATAACTCCATTGGGTTTGGGAACGAACGTAATACAGACATTGACAACACAAGAAAGATATTATTGTACAGCTTCTATGACCTTCCTTCGCATCTAAAGACTTGCTTATTGCATTTAAGCACATTTCCAGAAGACCGTGAGATTGAGAAAAACACATTGGTATGGCGGTGGGTAGCCGAAGGTTTTGTGCATGCTCCGGAAAAAACACTATTTGAGGTTGGGGAGACGTACTTCAATGAGCTTGTTAATAGAAGCTTGCTCCAGCCAGTAGAAGGTACTGCTTACACCATACATGTTTGTCGTATTCACGACATGGTGCTTGATATGATTTGTTCTGTGGTAAAAGATTACAACTTTGTTAGCACTATATTGGACAGCGATGAGCAGCATTCATCTTCTTATCATAGTAATACTCGTAGACTGTCCGTCCGAAAAAAAATTGTGAAGCAGGGTGACCTGGGCAATACATGCAGAGAAAAAGTGAGGTCATTTAATGCTACCCCTGGGTGCCGTCTCTCTGATCTGATGTCATCACTCCCAAGTTATGAAGCTCTGCGTGTCCTATCTATAGATTACTGTTTGTTAATTGGAGACAAGCCTCACGAGAATCTTGCGGGTTTACATCACTTAAGATACCTTGGACTGTCTGGAACAAATATTGGTGAGCTGCCGGTGGAGCTGGGGAAGCTCAGGTTTTTGCTGACACTGGACTTGAGAGGCACCGCGGTGAAGGCACTGCCACAGAGTGTTACTTTGCTAATACGACTCAAGTGCTTGCTATCAGAGGGCAGCGAAATGAGATTACCAGAAGGGATGGGAAACCTAACATCCTTGGAAGAGCTGCGGTTGGACAATGTTTTCGATTCCCCCTACTTTGTTACAGTTACAGAGTTGGGCAAGCTGACAGAGCTAAGGAAGCTCCGTATTGGCACGTTTAAGTTCCGTCATAACTTGAACAAAGCCTTAGTGGAGTCTCTAAGCCGATTGGAGAAAATTGAAGAACTGGAGctttgtgatgatggaaggtgCAAAATGCCCAACTGGGAGGGTTTTACGCCCTCTCGGGAACTGCGCCATCTTCGCCTACATAACATCCGTTATTCCCGTGGACTGCCAGCGTGGATACACCCCGACTTTCTTCCGAGGCTATCCCATCTAAACGTGTCCATCAAGTCTGCAGAGGCGAAGGATCTAGACATTCTTGGGAACTTCCCAGAGCTCGGATCTCTCTGTCTGTTCATAGCTGGGCAAAGTATCTTCTTCCCTGATGCCATTGCCGCTGGTAAATTCCCCAAATTGCAGTACCACTACATGTTTTCCCCACTCAAGTATCAACCCGGAGCTATGCCGTGCCTTCAATCTGTTGCGTTTCACGTTGACGTCAAGGCCTTCAGGGATGCTAAAATGGGAATCAACTTGGATAGCTTGGAGTACCTCCCTTTGCTTGTGAGAGTCCATGCTACAATTATCCGTTGGGACGTAACGGTGCAAGAAGCGGAGGCGGCAGAGACAGCGGTGAGGCGCGCTGTCAACAAACATCTCAACTGTCCCATGCTTGTCCTCGAACATATGGGTTCCTGTACAGACGGATTTGAGGTCCACTACTCTGCCCTGCCAGTCAGATCAAGGCTGGCTAGTTTTCCTTTATTTTCATGTTCCTTACTAATAATAATAATCCTATAATGCTCTTTCCTTGACATTGTTTTGTCGCAGTTATACATCAGCACGCACTCCAATTTGGTGAATGCAATAACGTCTAAGCTGCGATCCCGTATCATCCCAGCACAAGGACAGGCAGAGGAATCAGATTCTGAACAGATAGACCCCACAGATGAAGAGGTGGTATTAACTACTCTTTCTGCTCATCAGAGGCTCACAAGCACAACAACCAGCTCTGCTTCTTTTTATGTCTACATAAGCTACTACTGTCGTGCCCATCAGATGCACTCCCCTAATCCTAGCCAATGCCCTTTCCTGGTCATTGTTTATCGCAGGTCATCAACCGCAACTCCAGTTTCGAGGAGCCACTACTGTCTATATTTGAATCCGTTTTTGACGAAATACCAAACCAACGCAGacaaagagaggcagaggaatcGGATTCTGCGCAGATAGACTCCACAGATCAAGAGGTATTAACTAGTCTACTCTTTGCGTTCATCACAAGCACAACAACCAGCTCTGTTTCTTTATGTCTATACTTGTCCTCGAACGCATTGTTTCCTaccttactattactaattaaagGTAGGAATTCTCACAATAATAAGAAATATCCTGATTTTAACCTGatagactctaatcatcatccCTAATAATATCGGATCTAttataatttgaaaaaaaaaaaatccagctCTGCCATTGTGAAAAATactaattttgcatctaaattacacaTCTctattattataaaaaataattcaaaataacaccctaaatttgtatataaattacccacctctccTATTATGAAAAACAATTCAAAATAATTCCCTAAATTTGCATCCAAGTTATCAAAATTTACCATTATTAAAGATAACTCAAAATGACCCCTAGCATTGCTTCTAAATTACCCACCATTGCCAGTATGAAGATATTTCAAAAGAACCCTCTACCTTTGTATCTAAGTTACCCACATgcaccattatgaaagataatttaaaatacccCCCGCAATTATTTTATAAACTACCCACCTCGGTCATTATGGAGGATAATGCAAAATAACTCCTAAGTTCACATTCAATCTACCCATATATGCCATTACGAAAGATAATAAAAAGTAACACCTTTATATTTGTACCTATATGCGCTATtgtaaaaaacaaacaaaactaCACGTAAATACTAATATATACTAGAAAACATAATTTAAAATATCCATAAAGTACactatatattttttaaattatacACTTTTTTTACTAAACATGAGGGGCAAGAAGTGGAGGCTTCCTGTACAGACGAATTTGTCCTCGAACATCTGGGTTCCTGCCAGTCAGATCAAGGCTGGCTAGTTTTCCTTTATTTTCATGTTCCTTACTAATAATAATAATCCTATAATGCTCTTTCCTTGACATTGTTTTGTCGCAGTTATACAGCTGGTGCTCCAATTATGTGAATGCAATATTGTCTAAGATGCGATCTAGTGTCATCGAAGCACAACGACAGGCAGAGGAATCAG
This sequence is a window from Miscanthus floridulus cultivar M001 chromosome 10, ASM1932011v1, whole genome shotgun sequence. Protein-coding genes within it:
- the LOC136487879 gene encoding disease resistance protein PIK5-NP-like produces the protein MVLDMICSVVKDYNFVSTILDSDEQHSSSYHSNTRRLSVRKKIVKQGDLGNTCREKVRSFNATPGCRLSDLMSSLPSYEALRVLSIDYCLLIGDKPHENLAGLHHLRYLGLSGTNIGELPVELGKLRFLLTLDLRGTAVKALPQSVTLLIRLKCLLSEGSEMRLPEGMGNLTSLEELRLDNVFDSPYFVTVTELGKLTELRKLRIGTFKFRHNLNKALVESLSRLEKIEELELCDDGRCKMPNWEGFTPSRELRHLRLHNIRYSRGLPAWIHPDFLPRLSHLNVSIKSAEAKDLDILGNFPELGSLCLFIAGQSIFFPDAIAAGKFPKLQYHYMFSPLKYQPGAMPCLQSVAFHVDVKAFRDAKMGINLDSLEYLPLLVRVHATIIRWDVTVQEAEAAETALYISTHSNLVNAITSKLRSRIIPAQGQAEESDSEQIDPTDEEVLLLSCPSDALP